The Erinaceus europaeus unplaced genomic scaffold, mEriEur2.1 scaffold_987, whole genome shotgun sequence DNA window GGCCTGGCTCTGgcatacaaaaaaaagaagaaactattttGGAAGAGTTGAAAGGATTGGCATAATTCTTCTTTAAATGTATTatctttgttgatttttattgcaaTTATTACTGTTACTATTACCAATTCAGTCTCCTTACAATTTACTATCACTATAACCTGACACTCTTGTATTTTCTGGAGTCAAGTTTTAGAAGTTCATTTGATTATAGACACTTTTGTTGGCGTAATGTTTGTTCAcagtattttaataataatttttacttttataagTTGATAATTACATgtactctttcatttcttttttaaaatttctttattggggaattaatgttttacattcgacagtaaatacaatagtttgtacatgcataacatataacaatacaacccactcTTTCATTTCTTATTGTAGTCATTTCAGTTTCATGGAcacttttctattatttttctattctctATTGAATTTACATATTCTCTAATTTTATTATGTCCTCTCTTTTACTAGTTTTGGATTTAATTTGCTCTTCCTTTACTAGCTTTTTAAGCTTGCCTCAGAGTATTGATTTTGGGTTTTTACTCTTTAATGAGGTAAGAGCATCTTATTTAGTTTAGGCATTTACAGCTTCAAATTTCCCTGTGGATTCTACTCTTATTAAGCACTGAATGTTTTGTCTTGTGGTTTccttttcatttgtattttctcatttcccttgtgatttcttctttgattcacTGGTTGTTGAAGTGTGTGTGGTTTTGACTTGTATGTACTTATGAGTTTTTCCAATGTCCTTTCTATTTTGTTCCAATAGATTATAAAAGATACTGTGTATGGTttgcttggtagactaacataaGATCTATGCTGGAGACTTTCATGCTCAGTTGCGAAGAATGTGTGTTCTGTTGTTGGTGGGGAATGTGTTTTGTGTATCTTTAAGTCTAATTGGTTTATAATGTTGTTCTTTCTTCTGTTGTTGGAAGTACAGTGTTAAATCTTCCAACTATTATTGTAGAATTATCCATTTCTCCTTTCAGTACTGTCAGTTTTTGGCTCATGTATTTTGAGACTCTTATTTATAATTTGTTTAACGTCTTGGTGGGTTGAAATTTTACCAATATGTATTGTCCTTTGTCTCTTGCaaactttgtttttttacttaaatttttctGGTAATACTACAGCTATCATAGTCCTCTTCtgactactatatatatatttttaaagaatttatttatttattcatgagaaagacaggcggagagagagaaagaaacagacatcactctggtacatgtgctgctggggatcgaactcaggacctcctggctgagaatccagtgctttatccactgcaccaccttccggaccacatgGTTACTATATTTTTATCTCTTTCCATCAGAAGAGTTCTTTCAGGGCCTGGGATACAGCTCACCTGTAGAGAATGCTTTACCATGTTCAGGGTCTGAGTCctgagtcaccacatgggagcactgcgcaaaggggaaacttcacaagtggtggagtggcgctgcggtgtctctccttcttcctctgttttctgtcttcctctctgtctctcgccctcttttaaataaaaagaaaaaaagaaaatagcccaCTGGGCATGGTAGAAATGTTGTTTCTTGGTATCTAAAGTGTCTTGCTCGCAGAATATAGGTGGACCATATTCTCTTTTATAATCCATCCTGCCAacctccactttttaaaaaaagaagtagtattattactattactgttactagagcactgctcagctctggcttatggtggtgtggaggattgaacatgggactttggagcctcaggcatgacagtttctgcagaaccattatactatctaccctgaccaccaccatcttttttttttttttttttttaacttccagggttgttgctggggctcggtgcctgcactataaatctactgctcctggaggccatttttcccatttttgttgccatttttgttattattgttactgttgctgctgttgttgttggatagaacagagagaaatcgagagacgagggaaagacagagggcaagagaaagatagacacctgcagaggcttcaccacttgtgaagcgacacccttgcaggtggggaaccaggggcttgaaccaggatccccagTCAGTGAGCTTCAGGCCAAGCGTGCTTAACCCTCAGAACTAGCATCTGGTCTCCACCACCATCTTTTTATAGAGATTTATCTAAATTATTTCACATGAGCTGTAAGAGAATtttatgacagaaagagagagtgaaaaagagagagggagagagagagagagggaggggatggggccaGGGGAGGAGCATCAGTCTGATATATGGGGTTCCTGGAGTTAACCAGAGCTTTaggaatgcaagtcctgtgctctaccaactgagctattaCCCCAGACAAGCACCTTCTCACTGTCATTCCTGGTATACATTGTAATTCTTTCTGGTGGATCTTCATGCCCATTTCTTGTGATGTTATCCTGATCATCCTCTTTTCAGACAGCAAGCTTCATCGCTCTATAgctgggctggcagccaagaggcCATACACCTACTGGTCTATCTCTGTAGAAAACTCCGGGTTTGGGCAGgcattgggggtggtggtggtggtggagtgtGAAAGCTTTGCTCTAACCTGCCATAGCCTAGACTTTCTAAACTCTGACCCAGGGGCTAAGGCATCTTCCAGTAGGAAAAATAGCTACAGGCTATTGAAAGCCTGCATTGCTGGGAGTCTTTCTGCATTTTCCCTCTGGGTCCATTCCCCTGGCTCTGCCAGGCAGGTCAATTATTACCTCTGCTTTCCAGATGGGGGAAAAGGGGCATTCAAGGGGCTTGCTCAAATTCTATAGCTATAAGTGCAATTAGCCTGGACTATATGTGTGGGCTCCCCCAGCCTCCTGTATTACCCCCGGGGGTGTGCTGTGTTGGCTCCCTCCCTGGGACTGaccctctccctttcccactagggtgCAGGATGAGATGGGTTCTGCGCCCTCACCCATGCTTGGGTACAGGCCTCCAGCTGCCCTAGCACCTGTTCCCACACCTGCAGTCCCACCTACAACCAGAGCCCCATACCAAGCAGAGCAGCACAAAAGCTAaagtccaggtccttgcacaccccAGCATGAAGGCAACTCCAGAAGTGAATTCCTCACCTCTAGTCTGTGTAAGGCCCCAATGGCCACTCCCCTCCATCTAGTTGGGAACTCTAGATTGTCAGCATTTCTTGGGCCCCCATTAATCTGGAGTGAATCCTGTGACTCTGGGATCTTACAAGCCTTCTCATATTCtactgaggagacagaataatggttatgcaaaaggactttcacccctgaggctctagggtcccaggttcaatccccatcactacCATAAGACAAAACTGAGCAGTATAGGGGGCTGAGCAACAGGTTAGTGCAcaaggtgtgaagcacaagggccagtgtaaggatcccagtttgagcccctggctccccaccagcagggggttgcttcatgagtggtgaagcaggtctgcaggtgtctatctctctccccttctctgtattcccgtcctctcttgatttctgtctgtcctatacaataacaatgacagcagtaaaaacaataataataataacaacaacaataaacacaagggcaacaaaagagaaaaaatagcctccaggaacagtggattcatagttagtacatgcactgagccccagagataactctggaggcaaattaaatttaaaaagaaggaggagggaagtctCTTGATTCCCATGGCCCTCAGTTTGTTTGCTTATATATCTTTTGCCatcaggttattgctggagcttgatgccagcacttcaaatccattactcctgacagcaatttttcctcctttttccctttatatttgagagaacagagagaaattgaaaggggagaaggagataaagaggcagagagacacttgcagacctacttcaccacttgtgaagcagtgaTTCAAACCCagaggctttaacccaggtccttgtgcatgctaatgtatacactcaatcaggtacaccaccatctgacccccttgACCTTTAGTTTATCAATATATAAAAGGACAGTCTGGTGTGGAGCTATATCCAGTAAGCTTATAGTCATGTaaactataataaaaataactaataaactttttaaatatttatttattcccttttgttgcccttgttattttattgttgcagttattattgttgttattgatgccgttgttggataggacagagagaaatggagagaggagaggaagacagaggggggagagaaagatagacacctgcagacctgcttcaccgcttgtgaagcaactcccctgcaggtagggagccaggagcttgaaccaggatctttatgctggtccttgcgctttgcgccacatgcgcttagcctgctgcgctaccgcccaactcccactaataaacagttttaaaaaatacataaaaagaaaggggCAGCCCAAAGCTTACAGGTCATTTGTAGCCTGTACAGGGAGTCTGTACAGCAGGTGGCATGTGGAAGCCACGGGACATTATTGGCTGTCCCCACAACTGAGCTCTGTCTCCCACTCAGCTCTGCCTGGCCACCATCCCTGACCTCCCAGCCAGACTGCCTAGTGCCCTTTCAGAAGCAGGCCCCAGCCTCCCCTTACATATGGACACAGCTGGCCTCTGGCCTGATGAGATCAGAGGAAACACTTGCAACACCACACTGACTTCCAGTCCCGGTTACTTAAGTGCCACTGGTGCCACCTTGGTGCTGGCAGGGAGGAGCTAGGCTCTGGCCCCTAATCCCACTCTCCTGCCTGGGGTGGTGATAGTGCAGCGGCCCATTTACCTGTCAGCTGCTGTCCTGAGTCTTTGAGCTTCTGCAGAAACAGTGGAGGAGGCCCAGCgtgtttattattttaacttgatttcttttttttaaatttttttattatctttatttattggatagagacagccagaaatcaagaggaaaggggttgatagagagggagagagacagagagacacctgcagccctgcttcacccttcatgaagctttccctctgcaggtggggaccgggggctcgaacccgggtccttgcacattgtaatacatgcgcttaaccaggtgcgccaccacccggccccttaactTGATTTCTAGCCATGATTTCCTTCACACTTTCTTAATGCAGAAAATGTAGGAGTTCTGGGGTAAAGCAGGAAAAATCAATCAAAATCACTCATATTTCCACCATTGAGACTATTGTTATTTCCATAGTCCTAGAGACCCTTTTGTGTATAGATTGTGTGAATGTACATATAGATGACAATAATGgattctaataatttttttattgctgccaagATTATGCCTGAGGTTGTGTGGCTGCATGAAggatccaccacttctggtagcCACTCTCCTCAACTCACCACCACCGCccccattttttatagagacagagagaaattgagagagaaggggagaatagaagagaaaaagagagacacctgtagcactgctccatccctcatgaagcttccccttgaagaacccgggcccttgtgtattgtaatgtgcgcTCTCTGTTGGGTGTGTTagtacccagccccagcccttctactgcattttttaattgttgttgtagttattattgttgatgtcattgttattggttaggacagagagaaatggagaggggaggggaagacagagagggggagagaaagatagacacctgcagacctgcttcactgcttgctaagtgactcccctgcaggtggggagctaggggctcaaaccgggatccttatgcaggtccttgcactttgtgccacgtgtgcttagcccactgcgctgccacctgactccccaaacagtagttctttttaattttttatatatattttcccttttgttgtcctttttttaaaaaaaattgttgctgtagttattgttgttaatgatgtcttcattgttagatgggacagagagaactagaaagaggaggggaattgagggggagagaaagatagacacttacagacctgcttcacctgtgaatcgacttccctgcaggtggggagccgggggcttgaaccaggatccttatactggtccttgcgctttgcgccatgtatgcttaaccctctgcgctaccgcctgactcccagcccttCTACTGCATTTtataactttctttaaaaaaaataaataactgcttAGCATTTAAATTGTATCCCGAGTGACAACAGCGAGTCACATTGAAACACAAGGCCAATTATCTGTTAAAGCTTCAAGAAGTAGCCCAGGCATCTTCCCCTCATACACTCCACTTTTGTGTGTCGGGAATTCTGAGCGGGGCGCTATCTGTTCCTGCTTTCAGGTGATTCCTTTTCCACAAGGAATAAACTCATCCCTGCAGAAAATCACTTGTTAGTACTTAAGCCAAGTACACATTCGTAAAGTCTACCAAACTGCACTATAAAATCAGTTTTGACAATTCTGAGAATCTTCATTTGAGGAGTCAATTAATAACTTAGAAACAATTCAACACGGAGTTTTTGCAAGGACTCAGAATACTGAAGACCCTGTGGCTTCTGTCCCCTGAGGGCACAGGAGGCTGTCCTCACACCCAGTCAGCATCTTCTATAAGGGAATGCTGCTGGGGCCAGTGTGTGATATCAGGGTCCAGTCTTCCGGCCAGTgtctccagcagcagcagcagcaccctGCTGTCACTCAGCAGAAAGTGGACATCTATCACCACTGCAGACATACATCTGTAATTGCACACTAATTTTAATCTTAACAAGGGACTTTGGTGGCTTTGAACTAGTAGGGTGGTTTAAGCACTGTCCTTTTGTTCTCTAGGGTTAGGAATAGCTTATTGGAAACGCAGAGCTTCTGGATCTGTGAGGTAGTAGGATTCCATCCTCATAGTGCATAGATCATACTTCTCCGAAGTTGGTGTGGCCCATCTCCTTGGCATGGTCCCTGGCTTCCGCCTGTCTGGTCAGCCCCTTCTGACACACCATGAACCGCAGCGTGAAGCGGTTCACGTCAGTAAACTGTCTCCTCCTCCTGGCCTCCTCGGCTAACTCCAGCGCTTGCACTAGAACAATGTCGAAGATGTCATCGTTGGAGGAGACGATGGTCAGCGGGGACGTGTCGGGGTCGGGGATGTCGCGCTGCAGGGGGTGGTAGTGGATGCAGTGTAGATGAGCAGGACCCTCTTGCGGTAGCCCGCGTCCTCCCCAAAGCGGTCGATCCGCACCACCTGCGTGTCCACCACACAGGTCTCGCACTGGTAGAATTTGGACAGGATGGATATTTCCATGGCGCTTCCCCACGTGTCGTCCCTTCTGATCCAGTTGCAGTACTCTTGGTTGGTCTTGCCCAGGACAGCCTCGCTGTAGAACTCGGGGTCGCCCGCCACAATCTGCGCTATAAGGTGTCTCATATCCGGGGCATCCCGGGCGCAGGCGGGTGGAggaccgccccccccaccccccacgtaGTAACACGCTGGTGAAGAGGCAGGAGTCCTGCTGAGGTCCTGCTGAGCACAGGCGCCAGGGCAGCGGGACTGGGTGCAtcgactctggggagggtgggcgACGTCTTGGGCCTGGCTTGGTCCTCTTCCACGATCAGCATGTCGCCCAACTGCAGTGGCTGCTCGGCCAGCTTGGTGTCGCCGTCCCTCAGGTCCAGGCTCTCGGGCCGGTAGCCGGCGAGGATGCGCTGGGCGGCCGGGGCCGTTGCCGATGATGGCGGCGATCTGGCTCTACAGCTCCCTCAGGACAGGCCCTGAAGGATGTGGATGTCGTCTTTAGCCTTGCACCCCAGCCGCCACATAGAGTCCGCAGCCCTCCTCCTCGCTCACTGCCCGccgccactttatttatttatttaattttttattaacccTCTGAAAGCCCAGTTGGGGCTGGTGGCTCTGCTCCCACAGAGCTTCAATCACATGCCTGGGATTTGGAGCTGCTGGTTATTTGGGGGCCCCAACTCTTCACAGGAACCAACCCTTCACACCTGTGAGTCCCTGGGGAGTGTCACTGGCTTCTCTTGAGGGAGGAATCCAGGAGACAGCAAGGCAGAAACCATATTGTACCTGCTGACCTGGGCACAAAAAGGTCCTGCAACAACCTGTTAGTCACACAAACTAGAACTATTCAGCACATGTGGGGACTACTCCAGAAAGTGGGGGACTTTGAAGGCCTCTTAGAGAGTAACGACCAagtgccattttattttattttttggcattGCCAGAGCTCCAGCACTGCAGGTACACTAtctgatagagaggtagagagaggaggctgggtggtggcatacctggttaaatacacatagctCTATGTataaggatctgcacaaggatctgggttcaaaatcCACCCcatacctgctccccacctgcagggaggatgcttcacaagtggtgaagcagctctacaggtgtcttatctttctccctccctctctagctctctatcttctctcaatttctctgacctaatcaataaaatggaaggagagagagagagagcgcgcaaGGGAGAGGCACTGAAGCACCAAAACTGCCCCAGTGCCTCAGCACCTCCATGTAGCAACTGGAACTGGGGTGGCAAAGCAGCCACCCTCCAGGGAGGGCTACTACACCTCCCCATACAGATCCTATTTAAACAGCATATCCTGGACACCCTCTCAAGTCCACAGAGGCAGCTCAGTCTTCCCATTTGTAATGACCAAAGAGATGTCTCATAACAGACTTAACCAATCCCCTGCTGTGAGGGGTAGCCCCTTTCTGGCCCTACTAGTCT harbors:
- the LOC103114695 gene encoding LOW QUALITY PROTEIN: ubiquitin thioesterase OTU1 (The sequence of the model RefSeq protein was modified relative to this genomic sequence to represent the inferred CDS: inserted 3 bases in 2 codons; deleted 1 base in 1 codon; substituted 1 base at 1 genomic stop codon); this encodes MWRLGCKAKDDIHILQGLSXGSCRARSPPSSATAPAAQRILAGYRPESLDLRDGDTKLAEQPLQLGDMLIVEEDQARPKTSPTLPRVDAPSPAALAPVLSRXPQQDSCLFTSVYYVGGGGGGPPPACARDAPDMRHLIAQIVAGDPEFYSEAVLGKTNQEYCNWIRRDDTWGSAMEISILSKFYQCETCVVDTQVVRIDRFGEDAGYRKRVLLIYTXIHYHPLQRDIPDPDTSPLTIVSSNDDIFDIVLVQALELAEEARRRRQFTDVNRFTLRFMVCQKGLTRQAEARDHAKEMGHTNFGEV